The nucleotide window cactgCGTAATTGAAGCCGATATTCACAGTCTATTTATACCTGAATACTACAGGTGATATTCAGATTTTACTAATTCGTATTGTTAAAGAGTAATGCAACATCGGTTTAATATATTATGTAGGACTTCAAAGTTCGATgggactctaaagtgcgatggtcacgccaaagtacAATGGTCTGCCCCAAACCCCGATgatgtgacacgccaaagtgcgatagTCCACattcatgcgccaaagtgcgatggtctgataCGCCAAACTGCTATGGTGTGAAACGAATGTGCCATAATGCGATGGTGTCGACACgacaaagtccgatggtgcatACTAGTGCGCCAAAGTGCAATGGAGTGACATGCTGAAATCAGTTGGTTTGTGAACGACAGAGTgtttttggtacagactgtaccaactGTATGATGTTGTTTCATCAAAATATCAGTACAAAATCCATTCACAACAAATAAAGATTAGAACTTATTTCCTTGTCGTGTTATTAAACTCAAAATTGTCTAACacgaaatcgtatagaatgttttgcattatagcatacCCCCAGGAATTTATTATGTGTACATCACAAGTAATAATGTTATCATCGGAGTGTCATTAAATAATGTTTGGGCGAtgtagatagttcgacaacaaatgcactttgccgttctcacaaTCCTCAACGTTGCTGTCATCCATGTCAATCTTAATCACCCGTTCCTTCCTACGATATTTTCTGAAGAAGTTGGTGTCAGCACTGCAGCAGAAAGAACTTTTGTTGAGACAAACTGACATTGCACCTCTtcggtttcattttgaaaggcgttaagaatgacgtcacaatgacgtggCGTCATAAACGTTACTGAACCCTGCACCATCccactttggcgtccgtaaaGTTAACAAAACATCGCACTCTGGCGCAGACCATTGCACTTTGACGTGACcctcgcactttggcgtgaccatcgcactttggagcgaccatcgcactttacATTCTTACATATAAACTACGGACTACTCCGTTtactgatcaagatatttgaCTCTTGGTGGGTGTGAATGCTCAAAAGTGGATGCTTagcatcctaggcacctgatcctacttcTGATgagtccagggatccgtgttttccctactcttagttccatattttttatatgagttatgagattgatcactgctcgttatctccaccttttcGCTAAgttaaatttacaaacagaACGAATCCATTGAAAATTTGTCCCCTGGTGAAAACAAATGCATCGAAAATTTATCACCACACATAGATAATTCAGCATAAAGTTTACTCAAAGAATCAATAAAATCATGAATCTCTAGATATCTAACTAAAAATCTGTTTCATCTCTGTAGGTACGCATTGGTGTTATGAAGTAGTGAGCATGTTGAGAAATAACTCTTCTGAGTACCACGACACGATGCCCCCTCTTATCGAATTGTTTCCCGTGGACAAACTTCAGCAGGTTTCCGATGGTGTTTATGTGTCCCATATGGTACCTCGACTTATGCCGAACGATTTCATGGCCAGGAAATGTAAACTCATCAACATCTACCGAAATCCAAAGGATGTAGCTGTGTCATATTTTAATTTCGTCAAGAAAACAAGAGCTGGGGAAATGATGAAGGACATGGAATTTGACGTCTACTTCAATCTGTTTTGGACAGGACAACGTAGGATTTGTTTTACATTAAACCATTTTTGTTGCAAGTATGTTGGGAATTTCAATTTGACTCcggttttaaaacatataaagatCATAGAAATATAAAAGGAAACTTGATTTCAGTTTTTCGTGACTAAATCGATTTTCTAAGTTGctgtataatgtatacatttcaGTTCGCTGTTGTCCCTggacaaaatatataaatgaatggGCAAACTATAAAGAGGAGAATCCATCGCACCCTCTCTTAAATCTCTGCTACGAAGACATGAAAAAGGTAACAACTCCACAGTCTCGCAATCACAACTAACACGGCTTTCTCGCGCATGCATACACTTGGCTTTTTAGTGATATTTGGTGCAGAATTTCTTACAAACGGTATACCATGTATTCGTACAGAATAGGTGAGCTTCctgtttttaacaaaataaatgatatcGAATAAACGTATGACAAATGATAACTCctaattaaaaacaattaatctGTTTTGAATCAACTTGTCTTTCGTTATAGGACCTTATGACACATGTAAAGCAGATTGCGGACTTCCTGGATTTAGACACAAGTGACGAACTAATCACTGAAATTGCGAATAAGTGTGAGTTTAAGGCAATGTCGGCTTATAAGAACAGCAACATTCCCGAGTCTTTGAGCATTGTGACTGATTTAAAGGATGAACACATATTCTATTGGAAAGGTAATCAATTCAAATGTTCTCTGAACACTTGTTCACTTTGCTAAAACATCCTTTCCACTCCGCGGTTCTTTTTTGTCTTCGATTCATTTCGTGTATCAATACACAAATCCATATCATTGTTTTATGAAAGTTAAAACACCATTTCGTTAATTCGGAGAATTGTGCCTTGAAATGTGTTACCAAGATTCGACAAACTAAGATTAATTACAAATATAGATCAGCTAGTAGTGACAGAAATCAAGATGGGCGCATAGAAACGCGCTCCTCATATAGGCAATTCAAATATACGTCCTGCTTTTTGAATCCAGAGAACATAATGTGTTGGTGAATGTTGCTTTTCTCTTTGTTGAATCTCAATTTTGGAGCAGGAAACCATTGTCAAATTGATGACATGTACTATATCTAATATTCTATCACCGGTACTGGCGTTAGTGAACACTACTCGAAACATTTTTATGGCTCAAACGCAAAGAACGCGAATTGTAAATCTTTGAATACCTCTATAACGTTAGATACTACAATGGCAAAATATCCAGGAAAGTCAAGGATGGGTaacgagaaaaaaaatatcacaagaGGAGGTATTAAAAACATTGTGTCCAATTTAAAAACTGTGAAAGAGAGTGTAAGTAGAACTGTAAACAATGATTATCTCAGAAAGTGCAAACAGAAACAAGCAATACgtgtttataaatttatttggCGATAAAGGGCACGGCTGATTAAAGTATCAAAAGCAAACAAATCAAGTTCAAATTGTGGGCTGCATCACACAAATGGCAAGCCCCAAAAGCATCATATCAATGTCAACATCAATTAgggatgaccttgaccctgggagatggaaaggtcaaggtcaaattcaaaaacaaattcaatatatgaccttgaacctGTGAGATACAGAGGTCAAGGTCGAAATtcaaacacatcaaacaaaTATGGCATTAAGCCTGGGAGGAGCAGAAATCGAGGccgaattttcaaatcaaatgtcatatttttcacatgtacataataaGCCGCTCGTTGAGCAATGAGCTCATCAGTCACACTAAAGTCATTGTTTCTGTATCAGCCGCACCGACATTTATTTGGGAGTGTAACCTGAAAGATAAAGCAAGGACAAGCAGTATCCTGGTTTCAggaaaaaaaacaaagacaacAGAACAGTTCCGGGTGGTAGGGtttgggttttaaaaattaagaTATTAGATACAAATTCTTATGAAATAGGGGAACACCAACCTGTGTGTAGCAGTTATAAATGGAAAAGGTTGATTTGATCCGGggcacttaatttatatatgccCAAGGGAAGTAATTGTAGATTAATGAAAGACAACTCAAATGGTTTGCAGCCTTCGATAACAGCATCTTATGTGAACATGCGAATCACATAGATGCCAAATTATCTCAGAAAGTGCAAACAGAAACAAGCAATACGTGTTCATCAATGTATTTGGCGATAAAAGGCACGGCTGATTAAAGTATCAAAAGCAAACAAATCAAGTTCAAATTGTGGGCTGTCTCACACAAATGGCAAGCCCCAAAAGCATCATATCAATGTCAACATCAATTAgggatgaccttgaccctgggagatgcagaggtcaaggtcagattcaaaaacaaattcaacataTGGCCTTGAACCTATGAGATGCAGAGGTCAAGGTCGAAATTCCAACACATCAAACAAATATGGCCTTAAGCCTGGGAGGAGCAGAAATCAAGGccgaattttcaaatcaaatgtcatatttttcacatgtacataataaGCCGCTCGTTGGGCCAAAAGACTCAACTGCAAGAGCTTTGCACCAAAGCCCTTTCAGTTGGGTATCCGCCACCGATTGGGTGGGGGTAAGAGCGGCAGCCGTGCCCTATCAGGTTACGTGTGGGAAAACTTATAGTGGAGGGTAAACTTGGACCTTGAATTTCATGATAGATTCCCGCCCGCCTTGCAAGGTATTCAAGAATATTTGATTGCCCAATTGTGATAAATCTACCCCATTGGATTGAAAAAATTGAGGATGGTCGGATATGTCAGGGTAGTGAATGATGGAACCCCCAACCTCGCACACTCTACTCTGAATAAAGGAATTTATTCGTTTTCTAGCTTTCTCCACAGCTTTTATGTTTTGTGTGTATCGCCAGGCAATTCTGGGCAAAATGAGCGACCATATGATGTGTGCATTACAAAATTCTTGTCTTAGATAATGAATCAATTGATTTATTGCCAACCTTATTTTTCTCACAGAAGTTTTACCCAAGTCGTTACCACCACAGGGGATTAACAAGGCGGTAGGGGaacgcagttgtgttaagtagggccatagaaatatgtcaggaaaaagacgttaataaacagatcaatctgtgacaaattctgtaaacacaacccttttatagaaaaacaatatgtatatatcattaagtgcatattgacctcttatacattttccaccagaccgacagtctgtacatcaactctgtatcacgtgatcaaatatcaagataaaaacgtatcgtgtatgtataaatcgtggaattggcacgatatccagatattaATGCAAGTTGaaattaatataacttcaaagcatattaatttcttaatttgaaaagtgctgagagcaagtttattgtgacttgtaacatgtctaatttttgcattgaatgtgcaagatgcagcgattttcgcacatacgaagttgaatctagcctgaaaaacatattttctgttgaagccagaacttgTTCCTTTAACTTTCTtttggcactgaagttcacatgtcacataaatcaaacatctttcacttaaaaacctcggggtgtcatgtcaatgatgaaaattttatgtacggaaaccctgtttatgcaaatgagtccattgtgaaagtaactatacgtgtagattaggggcgatatcaagatcacaatatgatatggatattactttagcatgtatgctatataaagaagaaattgaaactttttcaatatcaaagagaattaatataacccatttgacagaaacttttacgcgattgcagtttaccgtttgacagcggtggtaaataacgaaacaatattttgacatttccaaccacaaaaggactgtaTATATCTACGTCATGgccttcgtcatgacgtatttttcattgtgacgtcgtgcaatgtgccagtgcggtaaagtatatgtatgtacagcactggtattaaaaaaattatggggaaagccttaactcaaccgcgaAGGGCCTACTTGCCGTAGGGTCTTTATCTTGTTAATCGCTTTGATCAATTCGAGTCCTCCATAACCCTGCCATAACAATGAAACATTTGTCGTTTCTAAATTGAGATTGGTCCCACCAGGCCTATGTAATGACTCTACATGTGCACGTTTTATGATAGATGACCCAAACATCCAAATGAACTGTTCATCTGAAATTACACgatactgattttaaaattttggtatgcGTATAtaagtttaataaaaatttgatGCCCATCTTCCTGGGGATTGTATAACACTGGGTGGAAACCCTCTTACTGCCAATTCCGTGCAGGCCCCTATTCTAAAGGAATGAGCTTTATAGGCTTTGGTATCCAATTTGAGAGCTGATATTGCCTTTTCCAAGACAGATGTAAATTGATACCTAGTAACAGAGGAACcacaaaaatgacaaaaaagtgGACCTTTATGCTTTGGACTCATCATCAAGAACTTTGTGAGTATTTTGTAAGGGCATGCAATATCATCCGTGCTTTGGATTTGTAAAGTTGTTCCCCTGCCAGTTTGGTCAGTTTTGGAAAATTTTACTTCCAGCTGCAGGCATGAATTGATGTGATCAATATGTAGATTTTCCCTCAGTAAGACCCTTTGATTGTTTTTGTGTGATACAACTACTTCACTAACTCTCAAGAACCCATGAAAGGCAGTAGTGAAGGCAGCAGCAAACAATAGTGTTTCATACTTGTCTGTGATTACACTGGGCAGTATTGCTATAATATCTTGCAAAAGTTGCTTTGTAATTGGCAATCTGCAATCCTGCGTATGGGTAATATGTTTCAGACCTTGCAATAACTTAGTTACCAAGAATTGGTTGGTCGGATCTTGGTAGCCTTGCAATTTTACAAAGTGGGATAAACCTGCTAGGTAGGAACACACCGTTGCATAGGTAAGACCCTTGAGTGACAAGTATGCTACAAACTGAACAACTGAATCGAGAGAGGGTGGCCATGGGGAATTATGACCATGTTGACTACAAAACTATTGTAAGCCTGGAGACCAGTTTGGTATGCCTTGTGCGTATTTCCAGAGAGGGCTGCATGAAGAAGTTTGTTTACTTCAGCTTGGAGATGAGAGACTGAAAGCTGGCTGGAACGCTCAATGGTGAGGTCTGTGCATGAGGCGTGACCTGGTGGAAGCGTTACCACTGTTTACGAGATATTGAATCAgcaatttcattacattttgtatttatgtatactgCCCTAAATAAAAAGTTGTTCAACATACATTTTATTATGAAAGGACGGAGCAAACTCATCACTCTTTTTGATTTGGATGTTTGCTTGTTGAGGATGGTGACCAGTGCCTGGTTATCAATGAGAAACAGTACTTTCCTATTTTCAAGATTTCTCCCCCATAGACTTATGGCTAATACCACTGGGATCAACTCAAGTGTTGTCATGTCTGAAAGGATGTCTGTTCTATCCCAATCCGAAGGCCAAGGAACGTAGCACCATTCCCCTTGAAAGTATGCCCCACAGCCCAGATCCTTAGCACCTGAGCTGTCTGTAAACAAGTCTAGCACTAAGTTGGAAGACCACTCCGACTCACAAAAGTACACTTTCCCGTTAAACTTTTGCAAAAATGTTAACCATCAGTGCATATCTTCCTTCATTTCTTGATTCAATTTCACTGAGTGGTGTGGCTGCCGCACACCAATGGTTGCATCCTGCATTCGCCTAACAAAAGCCCTACCTGGTACAATAGCTTTAGTAAAGAAATTGAGCGTCCCTAACAATGACTGTAATTGCCGTAGCGTTACCAGCTTTCTGCTTACAAGTTGCTTTAGCAATAGACTAAGTTATATGCACTTTGCAGTTGGAACCCGTACCATCAGTACCAGTATCAACAGTATCAATTTCTAGCCCTAAAACACTAGACTATGTGTGGGACCTAAAGATTTGTCCTCTGCCAATGGAACCCCTAATTCCTGACTTGTTTGTTTAAATGTAACCATTAACtttgaacaatttaaaaaatccttgccagcgaaaataaaatcatctaGGTAATGATCAATGGTAGTCAAGCCACTCTTTAGTTCCACAACCCATTGTAAAAAAAGTAACAAACTCCTCGAAAACTTTGCATGATAAAGAACAACCCATTGGAAGGCACTTGTCTATGTAATAATTTCCATCTACCTTGATTCCCAGTAGATCAAAATCACCTGGATTAATAGGTAGCAGTCTAAATGCCGATTTAATGTCCATTTTCCCAATATAAGCCCCTCTACCTACTTTAGCCAACATTTGGACAACAGCATCAAAAGATGTATAATGCACTGTGGATTCTAAAGGGTCAATATACAGGTTCACGCTATTATCCGGAAGAAATGACAAATGAGTAATAAGGCGCCATCCTGAATTATCACCTTTCGGAACAATTCCAATAGGAGATATGCGTAGATTAGATATAGGCAGTTTCTTAAATGGTCCCCCAATCCTTCCTAATTTGacttcattgtttattttttccataaTTTCGTGGGGAAGTTGACATGCTGAAACTAAAttactatttttttaaatgggTTCTTGGGCCTGAATAATGTAAATGGAATCCAAAAGAAAATCCTGACAATAATTTGTTTGCTACAGCTCTATTGGGATAGTTTACCAGGTACTTCTTTAGCACCGATTTATTGATTGGGGTTTTTCCTAGTTCCCATATGTTTTTGGTTGCCTGCATTACTGAATGTGTGTGGTTGTGGTGACTGCTGTCTCCAATATTGATGTTGGTTTTGAAACCCTGCATGGTAATTGGACGAGGTGTATGAGGGGCTTGGGCGACGAAAAGATGATTGACCCGATTTTTGTCCATAAGGTGTATAGAACTGGGGCTTATTTGGATTGCAATTAACTTGCGGGTGCAGGCCACTACAACGAGTGCACGGATGAGAATAATGACATTGCATTTTTGTGCAAATGCCCTTAAAGTTGTAGTCGAAGCACTTTTGTGTTGTTTGTGATGGAATGTAGGGCTTAGGTGACATATAAAGTAGCCATAATTCTGTATCAACTTCCCCCAGGAGCTGACTGGATTGATAGCCTTGCGAAGTCGGTATTGGGTGTCATACTCAAACCAAGTTATTGCCCCTCTTGCTGCCCCTAGCCTTACTGTATGGATGTACTTTACTAACTCAGATGATTTAGCAGGGTACGAGGCCAGATATATTgatgtaaatatcagcattgCATCAGTTCATTTATCAATGGAGTCAATCTTTTTGTCGCCTCTTTGGTTATTATCTCCCCTGCACTAGTGAGTACCAAGTTTCTTCGGTTTGTATTAGCTCCATGACCCCCAGTAGATGGGATGAGGGATTGAAGTTCAATAAATTTCCCTTGCACTATATTGTGCCTAACTGACTCGCTAACATGCATACCTAAATTATGCACTGATTGCGTAGGTACAACATCATTACCTTCTGCTGTCTGCTGTACCCCTGGTGGGCTCTGCTGTGGGAGAGGTGAAATTGTCTGTATATGCTGCTGTGGAATCTGCAGATTTTGGTGGTCCTCTGTACCCTGCAGCGGGACCGGTAACTTATTAACTGGGAATGATAAGGGTACTGTGGGGTCTCCATCGATTGACGACTTTTATCCTTGTCAGGTTGTGGATCAGGCGGTGGCATGGCTTGGCCGTCTTGCCGTCTCCCCCTTTTGGACCTTTTGGGTGGTTGGTCTGATGTCTGTCGTTTGTGTGGCATGACAGTTGACCGCCTTGTGCAATGATTCTCTCAATGAAAATTCAACTCatttaaatcatatacatgtacgtacatatAACAGTAAATGAAGATCGAATACAGATCCCTAGCTTTTCGGTCTGGGGTAATGAATATTGCTTATAATTAAATAGGAAAGAGTTGACTGAAATCCCGTAACTGCTAGCGGCTATGTATTTAGTTTGTAAATAACTTAACAGATATAAGATAATTTCTAGTCCAGGTAACTGCACCAAGGTATTGACTAGGTAtgcaaaagtaaaaaaaaaatactcaacGTGTTATCCATGAAAACTCCAGTAGATAAAGATTTCGCATCTCGATCCCGATTTGAATTTATGACGTCAGTCGCCAAGTCATGCAAGTGTAGCTCGCGCGTAAATATATTATGACCACGATATAACCGTTACATTGTACAGAAATTTCAGTCTGACTAGAGCGAGTCGCTACTAATTCGCTTCTTGTATGGATAATTCTATAATTAATATATCTGTAATAGTTTGCATGCGAACAAAAGGAATTAATAAATTCCTTTTGATTTGTAcgataaccccccccccccccgattaaAATTGGTATGCAAtcgtaaaaataattaattcgaATCGTTTTCCCTTATACGTACTTTTCACTGTATCAAAATGTCTAGAAAATTTAACAATCAATGTttgatcaattaaaaaaaattaaaaaatgtaatgaggAAACCAGCATGGCCGGTGATCAGAGACACATGTAAAATTAGACAAACAATCCGATGTCATCGTTACATCTACAGCGCTAAAATATGACAAAGAAATCAATTAAACGCAATAAACAACTGTGTTAAACCATATTTGAGGTTTtgtgtatttaaaaattaagatATTAAATACAAATTCTTATGAAATAGGGGAACACCAACCTGTGTGTAGCAGTTATAAATGGAAAAGGTTGATTTGATCCGGggcacttaatttatatatgccCAAGGGAAGTAATTGTAGATTAATGAAAGACAACTCAAATGGTTTGCAGCCTTCGATAACAGCATCTTATGTGAGCATGCGTATCACATAGATGCCAAATTATTTTAAAGTCAGTGATCGCATCCGCAATAAACTTTTGGTAGAAAAAAGTAAAGAATTAGCGGAAATAATTGAAACACAAAAAGATGAAATAGAAATATGAATGAGATAACAGAAAAATCGGagttataaaaacaaatatatatcatatatgtgTTTTAGATTCAATGTCATGGGATAAGATATTGGACACATCAATTGAAGTAGAATTTTGTTGTGTTTACGTGAGGTTTTCTGTTGAATAATGTAACAATAGTGTAAATCACTCGTTAACAAATGAAAGGCAAACAAGCGTtttgaagggtttcaaatttcaGCGTTTGGGTAATGTCAATTTATTGCAGTTTCAAACAAAGATTTGGGAATATTGCAAAAATAGATTGGTTTTGTTGGAAAATATAACTAAGTCCTACAAACAAAGATGTTACCCACACCCAGACTCCTCCCAGAAGTCCTACTCTAAAGCCAGAGTTGAGATTTTGCACTTATCCATACACCTCTCCCGGAAATCTCCCTCTAAACCCAGATTACCGGAAGTGGGATTTTGATGGACTTCTGTTCTATAAAACTGCTGCCACTaatccaatatacatgtatcatagatAAATGCTAAAATATGTCAATATGCGAAGATAAAGACTTACATGCGATGCTTACTCTTcattggcacctgatcccacctcttgtatttCCAGCATGGTCCATCTGTCTTGTTATTTtgcattttataaaattgtaaGATGGATCAATGCACTCttgatcttcaccttttcgcATTCAAAGTTAAAACATGCAAGCAAATCTTAAATAATATGCAtgacattttgataaaatagaTATCTTAAGCACCATTTTTAAATGGATTAAAGTTATATTGAAGCTATGTAACACGACATGTGTGGTTATAGGTGGAGCAGGGAATTGGAAGAATTGGCTGAAGGTTGCTCAAAGTGAGGCAGTGGATGCAGCGGTGGAGGCCGCAAAGATCCCTTTGGAAATCAAGTACACTTAAAGAACGATGATATATTTCTGATAGgtataaagagaa belongs to Ostrea edulis chromosome 7, xbOstEdul1.1, whole genome shotgun sequence and includes:
- the LOC125657069 gene encoding sulfotransferase 1B1-like: MSKKDIKDPSGKVVMQVVEYDGFLFPFNYTGNIEKHLKQLKYMSFKDGDVCVISYPKSGTHWCYEVVSMLRNNSSEYHDTMPPLIELFPVDKLQQVSDGVYVSHMVPRLMPNDFMARKCKLINIYRNPKDVAVSYFNFVKKTRAGEMMKDMEFDVYFNLFWTGQLRCCPWTKYINEWANYKEENPSHPLLNLCYEDMKKDLMTHVKQIADFLDLDTSDELITEIANKCEFKAMSAYKNSNIPESLSIVTDLKDEHIFYWKGGAGNWKNWLKVAQSEAVDAAVEAAKIPLEIKYT